The following are encoded together in the Drosophila biarmipes strain raj3 chromosome 3L, RU_DBia_V1.1, whole genome shotgun sequence genome:
- the LOC108030705 gene encoding spliceosome-associated protein CWC27 homolog isoform X2 has translation MICENSVNFGLLSFGEEAEGDEEETNVYVKKNAGKAKSLHDVTDDPKLSKEPIRVPKVERTEAEEALSDDCLEESGNDKPSTASSDLIKMKLSKRSKSRPEQKSKPVEEKTDSEDEEDVLLTREEEQSRKVSEEKSKIREEIASLKKQYQMDKQSKEKLVNGQEKAAKLSEIKGSSENHYINDFIESKEKYTARTKLQPKGQSREEFTLSLLSKFRTKLDNLKQKSNSDDGEPEPRDLDDRSVEQEIIGDDWLSHTLNFNSTAPVLAKDANKKGDDWYDAYDPRNPLNKRKRGETGSSSGKSKSSKRAL, from the exons GAACTTCGGCCTGCTTTCCTTTGGCGAAGAAGCCGAGGGCGATGAGGAGGAGACCAACGTTTATGTAAAAAAGAACGCCGGTAAAGCGAAATCCCTGCACGACGTCACGGATGACCCTAAACTAAGCAAGGAACCCATCCGCGTACCCAAAGTGGAAAGAACCGAAGCCGAGGAAGCCTTGTCCGACGATTGCTTAGAGGAGAGTGGCAACGATAAACCTTCCACAGCCAGCTCAGATCTTATTAAAATGAAGCTGTCCAAGAGATCAAAGAGTCGGCCAGAGCAGAAGTCTAAGCCGGTTGAAGAAAAGACTGATTCTGAGGATGAAGAGGATGTTCTGTTAACACGTGAGGAAGAACAAAGTCGGAAAGTCTCAGAGGAAAA ATCGAAGATCCGCGAAGAAATCGCTTCTTTGAAGAAGCAATATCAAATGGATAAGCAGAGCAAGGAAAAACTAGTAAACGGACAGGAGAAAGCAGCGAAATTATCTGAGATCAAGGGGTCCAGCGAAAACCATTACATTAATGATTTTATCGAGTCCAAGGAGAAGTACACTGCAAGAACAAAACTCCAACCAAAAGGACAGTCAAG GGAGGAGTTTACACTGAGCCTTCTCTCCAAGTTCCGAACTAAGTTGGACAACTTAAAGCAAAAGTCAAATTCAGATGATGGCGAACCAGAACCCAGGGACTTGGACGATCGTTCAGTGGAACAGGAAATAATCGGCGACGACTGGCTGTCGCACACCTTAAACTTCAACAGTACGGCTCCCGTTTTGGCTAAAGATGCCAATAAAAAGGGCGACGATTGGTACGACGCCTATGACCCACGAAACCCTCTGAATAAACGCAAGCGAGGTGAAACTGGTTCTAGTTCCGGAAAATCAAAATCCAGTAAACGTGCTTTGtaa